Within the Thermoanaerobaculia bacterium genome, the region GGAGACGCGCCGGGGGTTCCTGGCGACCTTCATCGGCGCCGCGGCGACGCTGTTTTCGGGCGCCCTCGCGGCGATCGCCGCCCGCTTCCTCGGCGGCGCGCGCCCGTCCCGGCCGGCGCCCGTGGCGATCGGCCCGGCCGACCTCTTCGCCGGGGCGGGTCCGGTGGAGGCGGTCCTCGCGTGGTCGCAGCCGGATGCCTACCGGTTCGAGAAGCGCCGCGAGCGGATCTTCGTCATTCGGGACGCGACCGGTCTCGCCGCGCTGTCTTCCACCTGCAGCCATCTCGGATGCTCGGTCCGATGGGACGCCGCCTCGCGTCTCTTCCGGTGCCCGTGTCACGGGGGAACCTACCGGCCCGACGGGAGCGTCGCCGGCGGTCCCCCGCCCGCCGCGCTCGCGCGTCTGCCGATCGAGATCCGCGCCGGACAGGTCTTCGTGTCTCCTCTCGAGCGCGCATGAGCCGGGGGCCGGGTTTCGACGAGCGCACGGGGATCGTCTCCGCGT harbors:
- a CDS encoding ubiquinol-cytochrome c reductase iron-sulfur subunit, whose protein sequence is MASEIPVAARAETRRGFLATFIGAAATLFSGALAAIAARFLGGARPSRPAPVAIGPADLFAGAGPVEAVLAWSQPDAYRFEKRRERIFVIRDATGLAALSSTCSHLGCSVRWDAASRLFRCPCHGGTYRPDGSVAGGPPPAALARLPIEIRAGQVFVSPLERA